One genomic segment of Longimicrobiaceae bacterium includes these proteins:
- a CDS encoding TonB-dependent receptor plug domain-containing protein: MARSANTRRFAPVLLAALAVLPVGGCRHAAPADAPAPADAESGTKPREGRVRAADVASAEDLKGVKVARAEELLAGRFAGVQVTRLPGGGISVRIRGATSLQGSSEPLFVVDGMPVEPGPGGALQGIAPEDVARIEVLKDIGSTSFYGVRGANGVVLITTRGGP, encoded by the coding sequence ATGGCCCGTTCCGCCAACACCCGGCGCTTCGCGCCGGTCCTGCTCGCCGCCCTGGCGGTCCTGCCCGTCGGCGGCTGTCGGCACGCCGCCCCGGCCGACGCTCCCGCCCCCGCCGACGCGGAGAGCGGGACGAAACCCCGGGAGGGCCGTGTCCGCGCCGCCGACGTGGCTTCCGCCGAGGACCTGAAGGGCGTCAAAGTCGCCCGCGCGGAGGAGCTGCTGGCCGGGCGCTTCGCGGGGGTGCAGGTGACCCGGCTCCCGGGGGGAGGGATCTCCGTGCGGATCCGCGGCGCCACCTCCCTCCAGGGGAGCAGCGAGCCGCTCTTCGTGGTCGACGGGATGCCCGTCGAGCCCGGCCCCGGGGGAGCGCTCCAGGGGATCGCCCCCGAGGACGTCGCCCGCATCGAGGTGCTCAAGGACATCGGCTCCACCTCGTTCTACGGGGTGCGTGGAGCCAACGGAGTGGTGCTCATCACTACCCGGGGCGGCCCGTAA